The Streptococcus sp. VT 162 genome has a window encoding:
- a CDS encoding type VII secretion protein: protein MGGKIKSSTIAAEAAINELVGYDTSKKQNQQVEFSYTSEIAGMEAGRQACNQMLQAVSDFSSAVLTQANKFPEIAHKIEKRDVELAKRWEH, encoded by the coding sequence ATGGGTGGAAAGATAAAATCTAGCACGATAGCAGCAGAGGCAGCTATTAATGAATTGGTCGGGTATGACACGAGCAAGAAGCAAAATCAGCAAGTAGAATTTTCATATACTTCTGAAATTGCTGGGATGGAAGCGGGACGTCAGGCCTGCAATCAAATGCTTCAGGCAGTCAGTGATTTCAGCTCGGCTGTTTTGACCCAAGCAAATAAGTTTCCAGAAATTGCTCATAAGATTGAAAAACGCGACGTAGAGCTGGCTAAGAGATGGGAACATTAA
- a CDS encoding penicillin-binding protein: MRKFNSHSIPIRLNLLFAIVILLFMAIIGRLLYMQVLNKDFYETKLASASQTRVTTSSARGQIYDAAGKPLVENIVKQVVSFTRNNKMTAAELKETAKKLLTYVNVTSPDLTDRQIADYYLADQDIYKKTVESLPSDKRLDSDGNRLSEATLYNNAVESIDVSQLNYTDDQKKEIYLFSQLNAVENFATGTISTDALDDTQVALVASASKELPGISISTSWDRKVLDTSLSTIVGSVSNEKSGLPAEEVDAYLKKGYSLNDRVGTSYLEKQYEDVLQGKRSVKEIHLDKHGNMESVENVEEGSKGNNIKLTVDLAFQNGVDDLLKSYFNSELGNGGAKYSEGVYAVALNPKTGAVLAMSGVKHDVESGKLSSDSLGTITNVFVPGSVVKAATISSGWENGVLSGNQTLTDQPIVFQGSAPINSWYTLSYGSFPITAVEALEYSSNTYMVQTALGIMGQTYTPNMTVATGQLETAMGKLRSTFGEYGLGASTGIDLPDESTGFTPKEFDLGNYINNSFGQFDNYTPMQLAQYVATIANNGVRLAPHIVEGVYGNNDQGGLGSLVQETATKELNKVNISESDMAILQQGFYQVSHGTSALTTGRAFSNGAAVSISGKTGTAESYVNGGQKANNTNAVAYAPTENPQIAVAVVFPHNTNLTNGVGPSIARDIINLYNQHHPMN, from the coding sequence ATGAGAAAATTTAATAGCCATTCGATTCCGATTCGGCTTAATTTACTATTTGCGATTGTCATCCTGCTCTTTATGGCCATTATTGGTCGTTTGTTATACATGCAGGTGCTCAATAAAGATTTTTATGAAACAAAATTGGCCTCAGCCAGCCAAACAAGGGTAACAACCAGTTCAGCTCGTGGACAGATCTATGATGCGGCAGGGAAACCCTTGGTAGAAAACATTGTCAAGCAGGTTGTTTCTTTCACACGAAACAATAAAATGACGGCAGCTGAATTGAAGGAGACAGCCAAGAAACTCCTCACATATGTAAATGTAACTTCCCCAGATCTGACTGATCGACAGATTGCAGACTACTACTTGGCGGACCAGGATATTTACAAAAAAACAGTCGAATCCTTGCCAAGCGACAAACGCCTGGATTCAGATGGGAACCGCTTATCGGAAGCGACACTTTACAATAATGCGGTTGAAAGCATTGACGTGAGTCAACTTAATTATACAGACGACCAGAAAAAGGAAATCTATCTCTTTAGTCAGCTCAATGCTGTTGAAAATTTTGCAACGGGTACCATTTCTACGGATGCCTTAGATGATACCCAAGTTGCTCTCGTTGCATCAGCGTCCAAGGAATTACCAGGTATCAGCATTTCAACCTCATGGGATCGTAAAGTCCTAGACACTTCTTTGTCAACAATCGTTGGTAGCGTTTCAAATGAGAAGTCAGGACTTCCGGCTGAGGAAGTTGATGCTTATCTCAAAAAAGGCTATTCTCTCAATGACCGAGTGGGAACTTCCTATCTTGAAAAGCAATATGAAGATGTTCTTCAAGGGAAACGTTCCGTCAAGGAAATCCACCTCGACAAACACGGAAATATGGAAAGTGTGGAAAATGTCGAAGAAGGAAGTAAAGGAAACAACATCAAGTTAACGGTTGACCTAGCTTTCCAGAATGGTGTGGACGACCTACTCAAGAGCTATTTCAACTCAGAGTTGGGTAACGGTGGAGCCAAATATTCTGAAGGGGTTTACGCCGTAGCCCTCAATCCTAAAACCGGTGCAGTTTTGGCCATGTCAGGTGTCAAGCATGATGTCGAATCCGGAAAATTAAGTTCAGATTCGCTTGGAACGATAACCAATGTCTTTGTACCAGGATCTGTCGTTAAGGCAGCGACCATCAGCTCTGGTTGGGAAAATGGAGTCTTGTCAGGCAATCAAACCTTGACAGACCAACCGATTGTTTTCCAAGGTTCGGCCCCTATCAATTCATGGTACACCTTGTCCTATGGCTCTTTCCCTATCACAGCAGTTGAGGCTCTAGAATACTCTTCTAATACCTATATGGTTCAAACCGCGCTAGGAATCATGGGACAGACCTACACACCAAATATGACAGTCGCAACGGGACAGTTAGAGACTGCAATGGGCAAATTGCGATCAACTTTTGGGGAATATGGACTCGGAGCTTCAACAGGGATTGACCTCCCAGATGAATCTACAGGATTTACGCCAAAAGAATTTGATTTGGGGAACTATATCAATAATTCCTTTGGTCAGTTTGATAACTACACACCTATGCAGTTAGCCCAGTATGTCGCAACCATTGCAAACAATGGCGTACGTTTGGCTCCTCACATCGTTGAAGGAGTTTATGGAAACAATGACCAAGGTGGCTTAGGCAGCCTGGTTCAAGAAACAGCCACTAAGGAACTAAACAAGGTCAATATCTCAGAATCAGATATGGCTATCTTGCAGCAAGGTTTCTATCAAGTTTCGCATGGAACGAGTGCTCTGACAACTGGTCGTGCCTTTTCAAATGGCGCAGCCGTTTCCATCAGCGGGAAAACGGGTACTGCCGAAAGTTACGTTAATGGCGGTCAAAAAGCCAATAATACCAACGCAGTCGCCTATGCACCGACCGAAAATCCTCAAATTGCGGTCGCAGTCGTCTTTCCTCATAATACCAACCTTACAAACGGTGTCGGACCTTCAATTGCACGAGACATTATCAACCTCTATAACCAACACCATCCAATGAATTAG
- a CDS encoding recombinase, which translates to MLYPTPIAKLIDSYSKLPGIGIKTATRLAFYTIGMSDDDVNEFAKNLLSAKRELTYCSICGRLTDDDPCSICTDPTRDQTTILVLEDSRDVAAMENIQEYHGLYHVLHGLISPMNGISPDDINLKSLMTRLMDSEVSEVIVATNATADGEATSMYLSRLLKPAGIKVTRLARGLAVGADIEYADEVTLLRAIENRTEL; encoded by the coding sequence ATGCTGTATCCAACACCTATTGCCAAGCTGATTGATAGCTATTCAAAGTTACCAGGTATCGGAATCAAAACGGCTACCCGCCTAGCCTTCTATACCATTGGAATGTCTGATGATGATGTCAATGAATTTGCCAAAAACCTTCTATCTGCCAAGCGGGAATTGACCTATTGTTCCATCTGTGGTCGCTTGACGGATGATGATCCCTGCTCTATCTGCACAGATCCGACTCGAGACCAGACAACGATCTTGGTGCTAGAGGATAGTCGTGATGTGGCTGCTATGGAAAATATCCAAGAATACCACGGACTCTATCATGTCTTACATGGTCTTATTTCTCCAATGAATGGTATCAGTCCAGATGATATCAATCTCAAGAGCCTCATGACTCGTCTTATGGACAGTGAAGTTTCAGAGGTTATTGTGGCAACCAATGCGACGGCAGATGGAGAAGCGACATCTATGTATCTCTCTCGTCTCCTCAAGCCAGCTGGCATCAAGGTCACTCGCCTAGCACGAGGACTAGCCGTGGGAGCAGATATCGAGTATGCGGACGAAGTCACACTCTTACGAGCCATTGAAAATCGGACAGAGTTGTAG